A genomic window from Lentibacter algarum includes:
- a CDS encoding FliG C-terminal domain-containing protein, with protein MSALQPHTSLSSSLPSARGPARLSSAQKAAIIVRFLLKEGADVPLERLSDDSQRTLTEAIGGMGFINRETLADVLAEFAREIEAMGLVFPAGLAEALHSLEGRISPQTAARLRKEAGVRQIGDPWERIRALELDKLLPLLEQESTEVAAVLLSKLPVAKAAELLGKLPGPEARKISYAVSLTGQVTPDAVDRIGLSLAAQFEHEPLRAFEDDPVERLGAILNIANSEMRDSLLAGLAEEDKAFGQRLKKAIFTFVHIPARVGPVDVPKLIRDVDPETMLIALAFAVKSGDESLHGTAEFILTNISKRMAEGLREEIAEKASIKAKDGETAMNAVIASIGNLQAAGELTLIVEDEEEDED; from the coding sequence ATGTCCGCGTTGCAGCCCCACACGTCTCTCTCCTCGAGTCTTCCCTCCGCACGTGGCCCCGCGCGGCTCTCCTCCGCCCAAAAGGCGGCTATCATTGTGCGCTTCCTGCTCAAGGAAGGCGCCGATGTCCCTTTGGAGCGCCTCTCAGACGACAGTCAGCGCACTCTCACCGAAGCCATCGGTGGGATGGGCTTTATCAACCGCGAAACTCTGGCTGACGTCCTCGCCGAGTTTGCCCGCGAAATCGAAGCCATGGGCCTTGTCTTTCCAGCTGGCCTCGCCGAGGCGCTGCACTCTCTAGAAGGTCGCATCTCGCCTCAAACAGCTGCGCGCTTGCGCAAAGAAGCGGGCGTGCGCCAGATCGGCGATCCTTGGGAGCGTATTCGCGCACTTGAACTCGACAAGCTACTTCCTCTCCTTGAGCAAGAAAGCACAGAGGTGGCCGCCGTGCTCCTGTCCAAGCTACCGGTCGCCAAAGCCGCTGAGCTTCTGGGCAAGCTTCCGGGACCCGAAGCGCGCAAAATCAGTTATGCGGTCTCCCTCACAGGTCAGGTCACGCCTGACGCCGTGGACCGGATCGGCCTCTCCCTTGCCGCACAGTTTGAACATGAGCCCCTGCGCGCTTTTGAGGATGATCCCGTGGAGCGCCTCGGCGCAATCCTCAACATCGCCAATTCCGAAATGCGTGATAGCCTGCTTGCCGGCCTTGCGGAAGAAGACAAAGCTTTCGGGCAGCGTTTGAAAAAGGCCATCTTCACGTTCGTGCATATTCCAGCCCGTGTTGGCCCAGTCGATGTGCCGAAGCTCATCCGCGATGTCGATCCTGAGACAATGCTCATTGCCCTCGCCTTCGCTGTCAAAAGTGGTGATGAGTCCCTACACGGCACGGCCGAATTTATTTTAACCAATATTTCCAAGCGCATGGCCGAGGGGCTGCGCGAAGAAATTGCCGAGAAGGCCAGCATCAAAGCCAAAGATGGCGAGACTGCCATGAACGCGGTGATCGCAAGCATCGGCAACCTGCAAGCCGCAGGAGAACTAACTTTGATTGTCGAGGACGAGGAAGAAGACGAAGACTGA
- a CDS encoding DMT family transporter produces the protein MPLSSTTKAILLMLAAIFCFSTMDMLAKLLSGRVGTMTTLWVRYLGQTLFVTALIAPKFSQIVRTRYPKLQLARSVFLLCATSFFFFGISNIGLAEAASVMSTNPIFITLGAAVFLGERFGLRRALAIAAALIGALLVIRPGSEVFSPFALLPLAAAVCYSAYALATRFVGRDENAWTSLFYTALFGAVVLTLALPQFWQPLALADAPLVIGITLCATLGQLALIRALMEGEAAMLAPFSYAGILFAICYGYFVFSDSPDLFTALGALVIAAAGIYVWHRETFGKTKS, from the coding sequence ATGCCCCTCTCTTCCACAACCAAGGCGATTCTGCTTATGTTGGCAGCAATCTTCTGTTTTTCGACGATGGATATGCTGGCCAAGCTGCTCTCGGGCAGAGTCGGAACCATGACAACCCTTTGGGTCCGGTATTTAGGCCAAACGCTTTTTGTCACCGCACTTATCGCCCCCAAATTTTCGCAAATCGTGCGCACGCGTTATCCCAAGCTCCAGCTCGCCCGCTCAGTCTTCCTACTTTGCGCCACAAGCTTCTTCTTCTTTGGCATTTCCAATATCGGGCTGGCCGAAGCCGCTTCCGTCATGTCCACCAACCCGATCTTCATCACGCTTGGCGCAGCAGTTTTTCTCGGCGAGCGCTTCGGCCTCAGGCGCGCCCTCGCCATCGCGGCCGCCCTCATTGGAGCGCTTCTTGTTATTCGTCCAGGCTCTGAGGTGTTCTCGCCCTTTGCCTTGCTGCCCCTCGCAGCGGCCGTCTGTTACTCGGCCTATGCTCTGGCAACACGCTTTGTCGGACGCGATGAAAACGCATGGACATCGCTCTTTTACACCGCCCTCTTTGGCGCTGTGGTGCTTACGCTTGCCTTACCGCAATTCTGGCAGCCTCTCGCATTGGCCGATGCACCGCTCGTTATCGGCATCACGCTCTGCGCCACGCTCGGGCAGCTCGCACTCATCCGCGCCCTGATGGAAGGCGAGGCCGCGATGCTCGCCCCCTTCTCTTACGCAGGCATCCTCTTTGCTATCTGCTATGGTTACTTTGTCTTCTCCGACAGTCCCGATCTCTTCACAGCGCTTGGCGCGCTTGTGATTGCGGCGGCTGGCATTTATGTCTGGCACCGCGAGACCTTCGGAAAAACAAAAAGCTAA
- a CDS encoding lauroyl acyltransferase, translating into MPAAPLPLRKRAGYFVSNLLFRGLIGAGLLLPYHWRVPAMGWVVSRVLAPLAGWRARVRTNLAHVMPDLPEEEVRRICRAAPDNAGRTLIEIYSGDSFKARAVNAPITGPGLAALEEARKTGRPVILVTGHFGNYDAVRASLIARGHNMGALYRAMRNPYFNAHYVRAISAIGEPMFLQGPTGMKQLVKHLRAGGVLGILTDLNNLSGEALDFFGKPAMTSMITAELALKYDAALIPVYAVRQDNGLDFEIIAQAPITPTDAKTMTQDVNHQLEALVRENIGQWFWIHRRWKSK; encoded by the coding sequence ATGCCAGCTGCCCCACTCCCCTTGCGCAAACGTGCAGGTTATTTTGTCAGCAACCTGCTGTTTCGCGGGCTGATTGGCGCTGGCCTCTTGCTGCCCTATCACTGGCGCGTTCCTGCGATGGGTTGGGTCGTTTCGCGCGTCCTAGCACCTTTGGCCGGCTGGCGCGCCCGCGTGCGCACCAATCTCGCGCATGTCATGCCCGACCTACCTGAAGAAGAAGTCCGCCGCATCTGTCGCGCAGCTCCCGACAATGCAGGCCGTACGCTAATTGAGATCTATTCGGGCGATTCGTTCAAAGCGCGCGCAGTGAACGCGCCCATCACAGGCCCCGGCCTCGCCGCCTTGGAAGAGGCGCGTAAAACAGGCCGCCCTGTCATTTTGGTCACAGGTCACTTTGGCAACTACGACGCCGTCCGCGCCAGCCTGATTGCGCGAGGCCACAATATGGGCGCGCTCTACCGTGCCATGCGCAACCCATACTTCAACGCGCACTACGTCCGCGCCATCTCGGCGATCGGTGAGCCAATGTTTCTTCAAGGCCCGACAGGCATGAAACAACTCGTCAAACATCTACGCGCAGGTGGGGTGCTAGGGATCCTGACCGACCTAAACAATCTTTCAGGGGAAGCTCTTGATTTCTTTGGTAAACCCGCGATGACTTCAATGATCACGGCGGAGCTTGCCCTGAAATATGACGCCGCACTTATCCCCGTTTATGCCGTGCGCCAAGACAACGGGCTCGACTTTGAAATCATCGCACAAGCCCCGATCACGCCAACCGATGCAAAGACCATGACACAAGATGTGAACCACCAGCTGGAAGCTCTGGTGCGCGAAAATATTGGCCAATGGTTCTGGATTCATCGCCGTTGGAAGTCCAAATAG
- a CDS encoding DUF2927 domain-containing protein, with the protein MRKLLLPMCLTLVGCMPGNMADTPSRDFVQESALGLPPLKSFATSSVEAPTRSNIDIARDFLELSFHLESGRELPVLTRFEGPISIRVTGAPPATLLPDLTRLIYRFQSEARLNVSLTNAPDANITVQAVSRADIRKNLPHAACFVVPNISDISEYKSARRSAKTNWAQLRQRNRLAVFVPNDASPQEVRDCLHEELAQAIGPLNDLYRLPDSVFNDDNMHTVLTGFDMLVLRAYYAPELRTGMSKRQVASVLPGVLARLNPAGEARSPERAAPTPRSYIAAVQTALGPGASMPQRRKAAEKALEISRAFGWQDHRRAFAHYAMGRIALQSDPNEALKHFQAADQFYANSSATTLHRAYVASQLASHAISEGNGVRALTLVNPAMHIAKEHENAALLSTLMLLRAEALELTGRSSEAQHVRLDSLGWARYGFGSEWAVRAKMREISTLSPRRGQRG; encoded by the coding sequence ATGCGCAAACTCCTGCTGCCCATGTGCTTGACACTCGTCGGCTGTATGCCTGGCAATATGGCTGACACACCCTCGCGCGACTTTGTGCAAGAAAGTGCTCTCGGCTTGCCGCCTCTCAAATCTTTCGCAACCTCTTCTGTCGAAGCGCCTACGCGCTCCAACATTGATATAGCTCGTGACTTCCTTGAACTCAGCTTTCACCTTGAGTCAGGTAGAGAGCTCCCCGTACTCACCCGTTTCGAAGGCCCAATCAGCATCCGCGTTACAGGTGCTCCGCCCGCGACGCTCCTGCCCGATCTTACTCGTCTGATCTATCGCTTCCAAAGCGAGGCCCGCCTTAATGTGAGCCTGACAAACGCTCCAGATGCCAACATCACAGTTCAAGCCGTAAGCCGCGCCGACATTCGCAAAAACCTGCCGCATGCGGCCTGCTTTGTTGTGCCCAATATTTCCGATATTTCTGAATACAAGTCCGCCCGCCGCAGCGCCAAGACCAACTGGGCCCAGCTGCGCCAGCGCAATCGACTCGCCGTATTCGTTCCCAATGACGCAAGCCCCCAAGAGGTCCGTGACTGCTTGCACGAAGAGCTCGCCCAAGCCATTGGCCCCTTGAATGACCTTTACCGCCTGCCCGACTCCGTTTTCAATGACGACAATATGCACACAGTCCTCACAGGCTTTGATATGCTCGTTCTGCGCGCCTATTACGCGCCCGAACTGCGCACAGGCATGAGCAAACGTCAGGTCGCCTCCGTGCTACCCGGAGTTCTCGCCCGCCTCAATCCCGCGGGCGAGGCCCGCAGCCCCGAGCGCGCGGCGCCAACCCCCCGCAGCTATATCGCCGCTGTTCAAACGGCCCTTGGCCCTGGCGCCAGCATGCCACAGCGCCGCAAGGCTGCCGAGAAAGCCCTCGAGATTTCGCGCGCCTTCGGCTGGCAGGATCACCGCCGCGCCTTTGCCCATTACGCTATGGGCCGGATCGCGCTGCAGTCCGATCCCAACGAAGCGCTGAAGCACTTTCAAGCGGCGGATCAGTTTTACGCTAACTCAAGCGCAACAACGCTGCACCGCGCCTATGTCGCGTCTCAGCTCGCCTCCCACGCCATCAGCGAAGGCAATGGCGTGCGCGCACTCACCCTTGTGAACCCAGCAATGCATATCGCCAAAGAACATGAAAACGCTGCACTCCTTAGCACGTTGATGCTCTTGCGCGCCGAAGCGCTCGAACTCACAGGCCGCTCCTCGGAGGCCCAGCACGTTCGGCTGGACAGTCTGGGCTGGGCGCGTTACGGATTTGGTTCGGAATGGGCAGTGCGCGCAAAGATGCGCGAAATCTCCACGCTCAGTCCACGACGGGGCCAACGCGGGTAA